In Arachis hypogaea cultivar Tifrunner chromosome 17, arahy.Tifrunner.gnm2.J5K5, whole genome shotgun sequence, a single window of DNA contains:
- the LOC112765553 gene encoding arogenate dehydrogenase 1, chloroplastic yields MSSSSSSSALKIGIVGFGTFGQFLAKTMIKQGHTLTATSRTDYSQHSLQPGIQFFRDVNEFLEADNDVILICTSIISLSGVLDSMPISSLKRSSTLFVDVLSVKEHPRELLLRKLPEESDILCTHPMFGPESGKNGWKDLTFMYDKVRIRDEVICSNFLNIFATEGCRMLQMTCEEHDKLAAKSQFITHTIGRTLAEMDAKFTPIDTKGFQTLVQLKDSTMRDSFDLYSGLFLHNRFARQELENLEHALHKVKEMLVQRMSDVLGTEKTA; encoded by the exons atgtcatcatcatcatcatcatcagctcTCAAAATTGGCATAGTTGGATTCGGCACCTTTGGCCAGTTTCTGGCAAAGACTATGATCAAACAAGGCCACACTCTTACAGCTACTTCAAGAACTGATTACTCCCAACACTCCCTCCAACCTGGCATCCAATTCTTCAG GGATGTGAATGAATTCCTTGAGGCTGATAATGATGTCATACTCATATGCACATCCATTATTTCTTTATCTGGGGTTCTTGATTCTATGCCAATTTCTTCTCTGAAGCGATCATCAACACTCTTTGTTGATGTTCTTTCAGTCAAAGAGCACCCAAGAGAACTTCTTCTGCGG AAATTGCCAGAGGAATCAGACATTCTCTGCACTCATCCCATGTTTGGCCCAGAAAGTGGTAAAAATGGGTGGAAGGATCTCACTTTCATGTACGATAAAGTTCGAATTCGAGATGAAGTTATCTGCTCTAATTTCCTCAATATTTTTGCAACCGAG GGTTGCAGGATGCTACAAATGACATGTGAAGAACATGATAAACTTGCTGCTAAGAGCCAATTTATCACACACACTATAGGAAG gaCATTGGCAGAAATGGATGCTAAATTCACACCTATTGATACAAAGGGCTTTCAGACACTTGTTCAATTG AAGGACAGCACCATGAGAGATAGTTTTGATCTGTATAGTGGATTATTCTTGCATAACAGATTTGCTAGACAAGAG CTGGAAAACCTAGAACATGCCCTACACAAAGTGAAAGAGATGCTGGTTCAAAGGATGAGTGATGTGCTGGGTACAGAGAAGACTGCATAA
- the LOC112765554 gene encoding uncharacterized protein: protein MSHIQPSLQNSGFTIHNAGRSSESRLLIQSLTMGEKHMDSRSTKWKRTQVSCQKTAEPISLSKSDASLQSFPTEKNPSQAASFPYGFEALVTEVCDETQIAELKVKVGEFEMHMKRNIGVVKAPLSNISPTTAPHVPSKPMVESAPATPAPSPQPPKPSPAKTNPFLNDATVKSSKLAALDASGPNTYVLVSSPTVGSFRRGRTVKGKKQPPICKEGDYIKEGQVIGYLDQFGTSLPVKSDVSGEVFKLLFQDGEAVGYGDPLMAVLPAFQNIK, encoded by the exons ATGTCCCATATTCAGCCCTCACTTCAAAATTCTGGTTTTACCATCCACAATGCTGGAAGGAGCTCTGAAAGTAGGCTTTTGATTCAGAGCTTAACCATGGGTGAGAAGCACATGGATTCTCGATCCACCAAGTGGAAGCGAACACAAGTATCATGTCAGAAAACAGCTGAACCCATCAGCCTCTCCAAGTCTGATG CTTCTTTGCAAAGCTTTCCTACGGAGAAAAATCCTTCACAAGCTGCAAGTTTTCCTTATGGATTTGAG GCTTTGGTCACAGAGGTATGTGATGAGACTCAGATTGCTGAATTGAAAGTAAAG GTTGGAGAGTTTGAGATGCATATGAAACGCAACATTGGAGTAGTCAAAGCTCCTTTATCCAACATTTCACCAACTACAGCACCACATGTTCCAAGTAAACCTATGGTGGAATCAGCACCTGCTACCCCAGCACCATCACCACAACCACCAAAACCATCTCCAGCGAAGACCAATCCATTTCTGAATGATGCCACCGTGAAGTCATCAAAGTTAGCAGCACTGGATGCTTCTGGTCCCAATACTTATGTCCTTGTGTCATCCCCGACG GTTGGTTCATTCCGAAGAGGTAGGACAGTGAAAGGGAAGAAGCAGCCTCCTATCTGTAAAGAG GGTGATTACATCAAAGAAGGCCAAGTAATAGGGTATCTGGATCAGTTTGGCACTTCACTTCCTGTTAAG TCAGATGTGTCTGGAGAGGTGTTCAAGCTACTCTTTCAGGATGGAG AGGCTGTTGGTTATGGAGATCCTCTTATGGCTGTCTTACCTGCATTCCAGAATATCAAATGA